ATGTAACCCGGATGTTATTTGAAGCTCAGATATATTGATAGGCACAGAGGTAATATTTAAATAAGGTAGTTAAGAAATAAAGTGCAATACCATGCAATGTAaagaacagagaaacaaacagagtacaaataatactaaaataaaaaataaaaaacccacCCACCCAACCCTTACCCCCCATGACCTTAGACCCACAGCTTTATTGTATGGTGCCGGGTCcttttacaaatgtgttttgGATTTCACATGTGGCTATAGATATTAACTAAAGAAACAAATGATATCTTGTGACCAAAATGTAATTACAAACACTCTGAAACATTATCAAACATGACAAAACCCTTTGGACAAAAGCAGCACAATAATCctttttaatcttgttttcatgattgtCAGAAGACTACATTTAAATCTAAATTGAAACTTGATTGATTGCACAGCCCTAGTGGTTTTTATTTGGCATTATTAAGACATTGTATGTAGATTGATGTCAGATGAGGAGGGCAACAATATTTACAAGAGTAAGTAAGtggtcatttaaaatgttctttattaatctttttttcactctgttgttgagacatgctacacacatgTACCCATAGGCTCAAATACATACACACGCATAAACAGGACCCTTTGGACGTGCATTAATTGAGCGATGTAAGAGTGAGGGGGGCTGGACATTGATGAGTGCCCCGAGCATTTGGGGGTCAGTGCCTTGCTCACGGGCACGCAGGCAGTACTCAGgcatctcttcagctgtcagcCCAATTTCTAGACTTAGTCAGTAACTTAAACTGGGTCCTCTGATGCTCAAGTCCCTACAGAGTGAGCTACCGCCGCCCTATACTTTAAAAGGTATCTTGAAATgttctgcatgttttgttttcagtatGTTGCTTACAATATCATTCAGTTAAAGTACAATGTTACTTTTAGAACTCCTCACTTGAGGTGtaattttttcctcttttaaagTCAGTCCACTTTCAGTTCATGTTTGCATCAGGACAGTTTTATTAGGAAATCATTATAAAATCAACATTTACAAAGTTTACATCATCATAAACGACACtgatgacagacagacaactACGGCCAACAGGAAGACTTGACATGTAGTCCTTGTGTTTTATACATAATCTTGCAGTTCTTTTTGCTCCTCTTTGGGCTCCACAATCAGCACCTGTGGACGTAGTATCCCGTCACGTATCCTATGATGTAAATGGACACCAGTGCAGCCAAAGCTCCTGCCACCTTTATTGCTAATCCAGTGCTGCCGACACACACTCTGTTGTGGATCCTGTCGGTGTTACatagaagaggaagagcaggtTACAATTTTATGACCAATTTTTTTAAACCCCATCAAACACATCTTATTATAGTCCATTCATGACCCATTGTATAGTGTTACCAACTATTTTTACAACTGTATAACTCTGCTCTATTTGTTCTTttatagaattaaaaaaaaacatctcattcCTATGAACATATATATTTGACTCTAACATCTTAATAACAGTCATCACATAGTCTCACCTCATCACAGTTGACTGTGACGCCTCTACGTTCATGTTGATGTTGTCTTCGTTCCAGCGATTATATTGAACGTTGCCTGCACCGTTGGAGTCCATGtcgaagcttttttttttcttctccacagAGGTAAATCACTGTTCAGTTACTGCTCAGCTGCCCAACCTGGACACATAAACTCAGAGGATAAAGACTTTTATATGTGTGACTGGATCACAAGTGACCATACAGCCTTTTACGGTATTAAGACAATAGTTGCAAAAATTAGATAATCCAGATTCCAGAGTTCAAAATAGAATCAGTGGGAGTAGAAATCaagacaaagaaatgttttaattctgttgATGACTTTGTTTAAACAGCCTTAATAACTTTTAAGTATCATAATGTTGTTGAGTGTCACTAAATACATTTAAGCGAATACAGTATGCCTTTAAAAGAAGATCAAATCATGTCAATCAAGCAGTTGTGTAGTTTTACCAGCCAAGAACAAAAACCAAAATCAGATGGTTAATTTAATGATTGTCACCTTATATCAGATAAACGTTTAGTGCTCACCTGTTGGAGTCTTAAACAGTCAACAACCTGCTCTGCTTCCAAGCGTCTTCAGACCCACACTGAGACTGAGGGAGTCAAGCTTACTGCTTATGAGACCATGGTCAGAGTTCATGTGTTCCTTCAGGTATGCCATAAATCCATTGGTTGAATTCCAGGATTTGCCTTTCACCTCCTTGCATCACCTTATCGTGCTTAGAGATAAGAAGCAAATTAGGccctgtggtttttttttttgtcacaggtTTCATCACATCCTGGCCCTTTCCGAGTAGCCACaggtcagtaggcagtacgtactattcgggttttatgcagtatggatcggatgcgtgctttcaggaaatgaattgtattttaccacccacaatgctgtgcgaaattaaacgtaaatcgtcacgccCGACTCCAAATCAAAaccgagcgtggattaattgaatcaatttttaatctagagttaaagtctcgactgaaatcactacttttaattaacaacagaaaatataacaaatgtctgcattattataaaacctttctccctctatttaaataatgatttcactatttaaatgcgtctttattggtttattttactttgtattctgtatattactgtctttcatttctacttttctttatgtagggtactgtatgttatttagttatttaatctgtcttttacttgatttacattgtcatattgttttgttttttttacctgactgtatatgcgcattactcttcttgaataaagctaaacaaaaaactgacagattgagtaggtacttggcaattcggatacagccccTGTGTAGACTTTGGTTCGACTGTGTTGTAGCATTCACTGGACATCACAATGATGGTGACAGTTTTCCCTTCAACACCACACCAGGGGAAATAGTTGGAGAGGGTTAAGGGCCCTCTGATTACCAGAAGAAACAAGTAGGATAGGAACTTTATAGTCATTGTATgctaaaatacaacaaaacttTTTAGACAGCAGTCCTGTACAGCAGCAGGataaatctgataaaaaaaagtgaaaaaaaaacaacatttaggctaataaaaagatttgtaattatttatttaaactataGCCTATGATAGTTGGTCCAGATGGTTGATGAGCCTGAATTCATTACACTATGGGTCTGTCTTATTGTCTGTATAGAAAGATTAGTAACGTAgaattgtatatatttatacacaTTATCATATTCTATTAACTTGCATTATCACATTATTATATCTGAGGAAGTATTTGTTTCACACCGGAGCTTTTTCAGATGTTACAAACACTTCTGAGACTTCCGGTGTGAACCAGAATACCGCTGCGCGTATTTCAGGTTTGTTTAGCCGTTTCACATGCCCGCTGCTTAAACTCATTATTCACTGTAATTACGCTTTTAACTGAAGCTGCAGATACACTCACGGTTTCGTTGGTGTATCGCTCTTCGTAGtgttcttcctgttttatttgaagTCATGTAATTAGCTCCTGAAGTTGTTTAGCGTCACCTATGCTAATTTTAGATAGCTAACTGTTTCTAGCTAGCTATTAGCATCACCACTTGTCCTACAACAACGAGGGTCAAAGTGAGAACTCTTTAACTTACACATTTGTGTACAGCGCTGGACTGTGCTGCTACTATACGTCTCCACAGTTTATTCAGAGACAAATGACACTTTAATGAGACGTTTACACCGCCTAGCTGGCCTTTAGCTAACGCTAGCAGAGTGTTGTGATGCATTGTAACGCTTTATGTTAATtaaacatgaatgtttcctGGGTATGGATCAACTTTAATCAAACTTAAGACATTGATCAGAGTTATTCTCGTGTATCCTATTCGTATTAGTTGAACCTTTGTCGTCAAACATCGGCGGTAACAACATGTGCAGTAgaagtttttcaaaataaaagtgacgTGACGTCATGACAAACAGAGAGTGGATGTCATGTAAAGTTACTCTGGtcaagattttatttatttatttttacaaattgctgttttacaaaaaatccttaaaatctcaaattttgaattatttgtgcgtttcttatttttcttttataaaatacACCTGTTGTCTGATTGTCCGACTTAAACTGATGAGAAACattgttaataataaaaataaaaatagtaacaGATCAGTTTTAACTACATCCATTCAACTTTTATTACTTGGAAACTAATCAGACATCTCATTAAGACTTTCTTGTGTCGTTTGTTGAGCAGGCGGTGGAGAGTGGATGCTGATGGGGGACGAAAAGGACACCTGGAAAGTAAAAACACTTGACGAAATCCTACAAGAGAAGAAACGCCGAAGAGAATTAGAAGAGAGGACAGACCCCAAGCGCCAGAAAAATGTAACGTATTTCAAACCTAATATTAGACCCTCGTAAACCATGTGGCACATACATTTCAGTACAGTCACAATTATAATAGCGATAATAACGTATAATAGctctttcatttttatgttgtagACTATTTATATAAACACTTATCAGGGGAAATCAAATAATTACTGAGAAGGCCTTTTGTGACAAAACCAGACAGtaacttatttttttcctctttattttgaGCTCTAACAGAACGGTTAAGTGTCCAAAGCTTACAGTAATAAAACAGTTTGGACAGGAAAAgtatttcattatttgtttCTGTCAAGAATTGTCTTTACCTTATAGGTAAATGTATTACACTTACCTACTTTCTTTTTACATATCATAGGACATTTTATACTTGTTTTTTCAAACTGTTACAACATATTCTTCCCTCTTGTCTTTCACAGTTCACCCAGGGCCCTGTTCCACAGGCGGATGATCGGGAAGCCAAACGAGACACTCCGGAGGAAGGAGAACTACGGGatcaaaaaatggaaataacaaTTCGTAATTCCCCGTACACACGGGAAGACTCAACAGAAGACAGGTATGTGAAATTGTTGGAAAGAAAATCCAGTGATAATGTCGACCCATGGAGTCTtaacaatgttttctttgtttttatttagggGAGACGAAGATGATTCACTTGCAATCAAGCCCCCACAACAAATAGCAAGAAAAGACAAATCTCACCacagaaaggaggagaaaagaaaagataaaagacGTCATCGCAGTCAATCTGCTGAAGGAGGTGCTGGAGTGCGGCTtatttaaacaaacagagacatgtGTTTCACAGTTGACCACAACTgtgaaatgaatgtgttttctcaAATCTGCTTccacttacattttttttttttttatagcaggGAAACATGTACGAcccaaagacaaagaaaaagagcgagagagcgaaCGCAGGAAGCGTCAATGGGAAGAAGACAAAGCCCGGCGAGACTGGGAGAGGCAAAAACGGAGGGAACAGGCCAGAGCTCATTCACGCAGAGAGAGGTGAGCGCTGATCCTGGAAATCCACTAAATGTTAAAAGAGCTTAAATCAGTTCAGGCACAGAAGTATTTGTTGTTTGGTCACCACTTGAGTTGAATCATTTAACAGTCATTCAGtgtatacacacaaacaaactgtgacACGTTGTTAGTGGAGATTGAAAGTACTGCAGTGTATTTCCTCTAatgcacaaataaaaacaatgcagaCTCAAGTGTATGAACCAAGCAATCAACTTATGAGCCAGgtgtaaaaagaaatgtgaatcAAGTCGTACATTTATAAAGACAACAGATCAGCCCTGTAACTATCAACTAACTGTGTTTTACATAAGCTTTAACAACCCAAACAATGAAAAGATTGACCTTTTGGTTGTCTGGACAGACCTCGATTGGACTCTcctgggttttttttggacCACAGGGACCGGCTGGAACAGCTCGAGCGCCAGCGCGAACGGGACCGTAAGCTCCGTGAACAGCAGAAAGAGCAACGAGAACTGAAGGATCGGGAGAGGAGAGCCGAGGAGCGACGCAAAGAGCGAGGTGGCCGACGAGAAGGTCGGTGAATGCAGCTAGGCTAGCTgttgtctttatgctaagctaagccaaACACTTATTGGTTCCAGCTACTGACAGACACGAGCTGAGTGCTGCAACAGATGGGTTAAGTGTCGTGTAACCAGCTCAAAAGTATCACACTGTCACAGAATTATTACTCAATTATCTTCACTATCAGTAACAAGGAGCTCCAATAGAAACAAAccacatgtttttgtgttaaatACTTTGTAATGACTGCACATtatattattcattattcatactaatgtacattttatttcttcaaaaccGCCATAAGGGAGGAATTTGATATCATAGATAAACAAATGCATATGATATTTTCACATCATGATATTCGGTGATACCAGTAGCATTTTGTAAGTCTGATAATGATTCTTTCTCTTAAGAAGTCAGTCATATTCTTCAAACGATAAACCAGATTTGTAGCATCGaggaattctgtttttttttttaaatctatctgTGAACATTTATTGTAAATCTCTAGAAATTTGTttaacacacttacacactctctcactctctctttagTGCCTTCTCATCATCGGATGTTACCCGAAGAGTATGACGATAAGTCAAAACTAAGTCACCGCAGCCGGAGTCCCCCTTCTGTTCCCCGGGACCGAGGTGAACAGAGTGAACCACGGAAAAGTGCGCGTGG
This region of Labrus bergylta chromosome 12, fLabBer1.1, whole genome shotgun sequence genomic DNA includes:
- the smim1 gene encoding small integral membrane protein 1, which encodes MDSNGAGNVQYNRWNEDNINMNVEASQSTGIHNRVCVGSTGLAIKVAGALAALVSIYIIGYVTGYYVHRC